The proteins below come from a single Thermodesulfobacteriota bacterium genomic window:
- a CDS encoding response regulator, whose product MAKKKILAVDDEPNILLSLEYILEQEGYDVHVAHDGEEALEVAERIHPDLILLDVAMPRRDGYEVCRLLRQRGDLSGVRVLMLTAKGQPLERKKGLEVGADVYVTKPFSADDLLEKIRAALRA is encoded by the coding sequence ATGGCCAAGAAGAAGATCCTGGCGGTGGACGACGAACCCAACATCCTGCTGTCTCTGGAGTACATCCTCGAACAAGAGGGGTACGACGTGCACGTGGCCCACGACGGGGAGGAGGCCCTGGAGGTGGCGGAGCGGATCCACCCCGACCTGATCCTGCTCGACGTGGCCATGCCCCGCCGCGACGGGTACGAAGTGTGCCGCCTCCTGCGCCAGCGCGGCGACCTCTCCGGGGTGCGGGTGCTCATGCTCACGGCCAAGGGGCAGCCCCTGGAGCGGAAGAAGGGCCTCGAGGTGGGGGCCGACGTCTACGTGACCAAACCCTTCAGCGCCGACGACCTCCTCGAGAAGATCCGGGCGGCCTTGCGCGCATGA